One genomic segment of Deferribacterota bacterium includes these proteins:
- a CDS encoding precorrin-8X methylmutase, which translates to MNKGNFIENKSFEIIEKNVNLAHFNESEKLIIKKLIHTTGDYQFADITIISKSAIEVGIRAISENLPIVCDTMMVKS; encoded by the coding sequence ATGAATAAAGGGAATTTTATAGAAAATAAGAGTTTCGAGATTATAGAAAAAAATGTCAATTTAGCACACTTTAATGAAAGTGAAAAACTCATAATAAAAAAACTCATACACACAACAGGGGATTATCAATTCGCTGATATAACAATTATATCAAAAAGTGCTATTGAAGTAGGCATTAGAGCAATTAGTGAGAATTTGCCCATTGTATGCGATACTATGATGGTTAAGTCA
- the cobI gene encoding precorrin-2 C(20)-methyltransferase, with translation MNKKCFYAIGLGPGDPELLTYKAIKVLNSVDLVIVPESSKNGRSIALDIIKKYIPTSKIETFYFPMINDPKVLDKKYFELSKKIKDNLYSNKHIAYVTIGDLSIYSTFIYLWNKLKLTKDQVEFIPGIPSFISAASIAYMPIVMKNENFCVIEMPNNEEKLLTFTKLFQTIIIMKIYKKAHILSRFLEKYIDILDSAVLVQKATLKGECVVDLLKDNILNYDKTYLSTVIMRTKHYE, from the coding sequence ATGAATAAAAAATGTTTTTATGCAATAGGGCTAGGACCTGGGGATCCAGAGTTATTAACATATAAAGCAATAAAAGTGCTAAATAGTGTTGATCTAGTAATTGTGCCTGAATCTTCCAAAAATGGTCGCAGTATTGCCCTAGATATAATTAAAAAATATATACCTACTTCTAAAATAGAGACCTTCTATTTTCCGATGATAAATGATCCAAAAGTTTTAGATAAAAAATACTTTGAATTATCAAAGAAAATAAAAGATAATTTATATTCAAACAAACATATTGCCTATGTAACAATAGGAGATCTAAGTATTTATAGCACATTTATATATCTATGGAATAAATTAAAGTTAACCAAGGATCAGGTAGAGTTTATACCAGGAATCCCATCATTTATCTCAGCTGCAAGTATAGCCTATATGCCAATTGTTATGAAAAACGAAAACTTTTGTGTAATAGAGATGCCAAATAACGAAGAAAAATTGTTAACATTTACAAAGCTTTTTCAAACTATTATTATAATGAAGATATATAAAAAGGCACACATATTATCACGCTTTTTAGAGAAATATATAGATATCTTAGATAGTGCTGTGCTTGTACAAAAAGCTACATTAAAAGGTGAATGCGTGGTAGATTTATTAAAAGATAATATTTTAAATTACGATAAAACTTACCTATCAACAGTAATAATGAGAACTAAACACTATGAATAA
- the cobA gene encoding uroporphyrinogen-III C-methyltransferase, protein MKGRLYLVGSGLKADLITIRGLNILKEADVVLYDRLIDRKLLDNCNCEKIDVGKHPYSHNRRQSEINLLIEKYLLEDKKVVRLKGGDPSIFSRVSEEIDVAKKLGCPIEVIPGVTAASVAASKILCSLTDRQYSSGTVFITGHRCKENLELLYNWKYLVELKLTIVIYMGVKNMLLIIDKLIENGLPLDTPLLIAEKLETSDEKIILTDLENSKNMFDDIGFPNITIIGNVLKRATK, encoded by the coding sequence ATGAAAGGACGTTTATATTTAGTTGGTTCGGGTTTAAAGGCTGATCTTATCACAATTAGAGGTTTAAATATATTAAAAGAGGCTGATGTTGTCCTATATGATAGATTAATTGATAGGAAGCTACTAGATAACTGTAATTGTGAAAAAATAGATGTAGGTAAACACCCTTATAGCCATAATAGGCGGCAATCTGAAATAAACTTACTTATAGAGAAATATCTATTAGAAGATAAGAAAGTTGTGAGATTAAAAGGCGGTGATCCATCTATATTTTCAAGGGTCAGCGAGGAAATAGATGTAGCTAAAAAATTGGGATGCCCAATTGAGGTTATACCTGGAGTTACCGCTGCTTCAGTTGCTGCTTCAAAAATCTTATGCTCATTAACTGATAGACAATATTCCTCGGGTACAGTTTTTATTACAGGCCATAGATGTAAGGAAAATCTGGAATTACTATACAATTGGAAATATTTAGTAGAACTAAAGCTAACAATAGTTATATATATGGGAGTAAAAAATATGCTACTTATTATAGATAAACTTATTGAAAATGGACTTCCACTAGATACCCCATTATTAATAGCAGAGAAGCTAGAAACTAGTGATGAAAAAATAATATTGACTGATTTAGAAAATTCAAAAAACATGTTTGACGATATAGGCTTTCCCAATATTACAATCATTGGAAATGTTTTAAAAAGAGCTACAAAATGA